One genomic segment of Vulpes lagopus strain Blue_001 chromosome 9, ASM1834538v1, whole genome shotgun sequence includes these proteins:
- the LOC121498791 gene encoding cytochrome P450 11B1, mitochondrial-like, protein MAFRAQARGWRAGPWLALSRPRALGTQAAPAPRAVLPFEAVPRCPGNKWMRVLQIWRQQGSESLHLEMHRTFQELGPIFRYDVGGTHMVHVMLPEDVERLQRVESPQPWRPPLDPWLAYRQHRGHKCGVFLL, encoded by the exons ATGGCCTTCAGGGCACAGGCGCGAGGGTGGCGGGCCGGGCCCTGGCTGGCCCTGAGCAGGCCACGCGCACTGGGCACCCAAGCCGCTCCGGCCCCCAGGGCGGTGCTGCCCTTCGAAGCCGTGCCCCGCTGTCCCGGCAACAAGTGGATGCGGGTGCTGCAGATCTGGAGGCAGCAGGGCTCTGAGAGCCTCCACCTGGAGATGCACCGCACCTTCCAGGAGCTGGGGCCCATTTTCAG GTATGACGTGGGAGGGACACACATGGTGCACGTGATGCTGCCCGAGGACGTGGAGAGGCTGCAGCGAGTGGAGAGCCCTCAGCCCTGGCGGCCGCCCCTGGACCCCTGGCTGGCCTACCGACAGCATCGTGGGCACAAATGCGGCGTGTTCCTGCTGTGA